One genomic segment of Labilithrix sp. includes these proteins:
- a CDS encoding PQQ-dependent sugar dehydrogenase, with amino-acid sequence MRRLWIPLSAVVASFAACGGDDDAPPPTTSSSSSTSSSSSSGGSPSTDGGREAGPIPTAFGLDARPANATCIAKPRPPTGGSIELTDPFPSLPAFTRPVFFTQAPGDATKNYVVEQAYPDGSAKIRVFANDGAASTASDFLALPAGAVKLGAFGEGGLLGFAFHPQWATNRTAFIAYTFDPPSARPMATRVARLKSNDGGVTLDPASLDPILTIEKSFENHNGGHIAFGPDGDLYLGMGDGGSGNDPENNAQDPASLQGKLLRITVGATGPYTIPDDNPFKDGGGAPEVYALGLRNPWRFSFDRVTGELWAGDVGQGQYEEIDLIKRGGNYGWKIREGKHCRPGGPATCPTAGLIDPVVEYDHGLGVSVTGGYVYRGAALPSLSGKYLFADYGSGRVFTIDYDATTGAPSRRELLPSGPQISSFGEDNDGELYVVNYGGKIRKVALAGTPPPDTFPKKLSETGCFTPADAKVPASGLVPFAPIAELWSDGAEKSRWIGLPDGKTVAVGADGDFDLPTGTVLVKEFRLGGKRVETRLFMRHDDGEWGGYSYEWNDAETDADLLPAGKTKTIGAQSWSFPDRASCFSCHTEAAGRSLGLELRQLDADLTYPTTNRVANQLTTLEHIGFFGAPLGGLTALPKLVDPLVAGPSVETRARSYVHANCSSCHRPGGPGRGPADFRVTATALGVCDADPSEGDLGIIGAKLFAPGDPTKSVLSRRVRTLDATRMPPLASNVVHAEGADLLDAWITATTACP; translated from the coding sequence ATGCGCCGCCTCTGGATCCCGCTCAGCGCCGTCGTCGCCTCGTTCGCGGCCTGCGGCGGCGACGACGACGCTCCGCCGCCGACGACGTCGTCTTCGAGCTCCACGTCTTCGTCCTCGTCGTCGGGCGGCTCGCCTTCGACGGACGGCGGACGCGAGGCGGGGCCGATCCCGACCGCCTTCGGGCTCGACGCGCGACCGGCGAACGCGACGTGCATCGCCAAGCCGCGGCCGCCCACCGGCGGATCGATCGAGCTCACCGATCCGTTCCCGAGCCTGCCCGCGTTCACGCGGCCGGTGTTCTTCACCCAGGCCCCCGGCGACGCGACGAAGAACTACGTCGTCGAGCAGGCGTATCCCGACGGCTCGGCGAAGATCAGGGTCTTCGCCAACGACGGCGCCGCCTCCACCGCGAGCGACTTCCTCGCGCTCCCCGCCGGCGCGGTGAAGCTCGGCGCGTTCGGCGAAGGCGGCCTCCTCGGCTTCGCGTTCCACCCGCAGTGGGCGACGAACCGCACCGCGTTCATCGCCTACACGTTCGACCCGCCGAGCGCGAGGCCGATGGCGACGCGCGTCGCGCGGCTCAAGAGCAACGACGGCGGCGTCACGCTCGATCCCGCCTCGCTCGATCCGATCCTCACGATCGAGAAGAGCTTCGAGAACCACAACGGCGGCCACATCGCCTTCGGTCCCGACGGCGATCTCTACCTCGGCATGGGCGACGGCGGCTCGGGCAACGATCCGGAGAACAACGCGCAGGACCCGGCCTCGCTCCAGGGCAAGCTCCTCCGCATCACGGTCGGCGCGACGGGCCCGTACACGATCCCGGACGACAACCCGTTCAAGGACGGCGGCGGCGCGCCCGAGGTCTACGCGCTCGGCCTCCGCAACCCCTGGCGCTTCAGCTTCGATCGCGTGACCGGCGAGCTGTGGGCCGGCGACGTGGGGCAGGGTCAATACGAGGAGATCGACCTCATCAAACGTGGTGGGAATTACGGCTGGAAGATCCGCGAGGGAAAACACTGCCGCCCCGGCGGACCGGCGACGTGTCCGACCGCCGGCCTCATCGATCCCGTCGTCGAATACGATCATGGCCTTGGCGTCTCGGTGACCGGCGGCTACGTCTACCGCGGCGCCGCGCTCCCGTCGCTCTCTGGCAAATACCTCTTTGCCGATTACGGCAGCGGCCGCGTCTTCACGATCGACTACGACGCGACGACGGGCGCGCCTTCGCGGCGCGAGCTGCTCCCCTCCGGCCCGCAGATATCCTCTTTTGGAGAGGACAACGACGGCGAGCTCTACGTGGTCAATTACGGAGGCAAGATCCGTAAAGTGGCGCTCGCGGGGACGCCGCCGCCGGACACGTTCCCGAAGAAGCTCTCCGAGACCGGGTGTTTCACGCCCGCGGACGCGAAGGTGCCGGCCTCCGGCCTCGTCCCGTTCGCCCCGATCGCGGAGCTCTGGTCCGACGGCGCGGAGAAGTCGCGCTGGATCGGCCTGCCCGACGGCAAGACCGTCGCCGTCGGTGCGGACGGCGACTTCGACCTTCCGACCGGCACCGTCCTCGTTAAGGAGTTCCGGCTCGGGGGCAAGCGCGTCGAGACGCGCCTCTTCATGCGTCACGACGACGGCGAGTGGGGCGGCTACTCGTACGAGTGGAACGACGCGGAGACGGACGCGGACCTCCTCCCCGCCGGCAAGACGAAGACGATCGGCGCGCAGTCGTGGAGCTTCCCCGACCGCGCCAGCTGCTTCTCCTGCCACACGGAGGCCGCCGGCCGCTCGCTCGGCCTCGAGCTCCGTCAGCTCGACGCGGACCTCACGTATCCGACCACGAACCGCGTCGCGAACCAGCTCACGACGCTCGAGCACATCGGCTTCTTCGGCGCGCCGCTCGGCGGTCTCACCGCGCTCCCGAAGCTCGTCGACCCCCTCGTCGCGGGCCCGAGCGTGGAGACGCGCGCGCGCTCTTACGTGCACGCGAACTGCTCGAGCTGCCATCGCCCCGGCGGCCCCGGCCGCGGCCCGGCCGACTTCCGCGTCACCGCGACCGCGCTCGGCGTCTGCGACGCCGACCCGAGTGAGGGCGACCTCGGCATCATCGGCGCGAAGCTCTTCGCCCCGGGCGATCCGACGAAGAGCGTCCTCTCCCGCCGCGTCCGCACCCTCGACGCGACGCGCATGCCCCCGCTCGCGAGCAACGTCGTGCACGCCGAAGGCGCCGACCTGCTCGACGCATGGATCACCGCGACGACGGCGTGCCCTTGA
- a CDS encoding TldD/PmbA family protein: MSTPEIDIAALATKSLEIALGVMAKNGAGAADVRVDVYRNATANVRFARNEPTTAGESDEYGVSCWVGFGYRHASTSINQIDEASIAGVAQRALTMAKLSPEDPEKMPVLGPQTYGLVPTSWDDAVATMTPADRAAVAARAIARGDESKVKVAGFFERNASEHAMQNSEGLIARHRNTYASYTVTARTADDAGSGWAGRDVWRLADLEDDILSGRAIDKAERSVDAKVLPPGKYTVILEPQAVYELLAFMIPSLDQRAIDEGRSFFAGKVGQKLFADFVSLRSDPADTAIPGAPYDWEGMPLGNHPWIVEGRVNKVTCSRYWAKKKNLEPTGQPTMFHLSGGKADSVEELVRTTKKGLLITRFWYNRMLEPQSIAVTGLTRDGVYLVEDGKITGAVANFRYNESPITVLKNADAMTRETVRVAAGSGGGWHVPALRTNDFTMASASAAV, encoded by the coding sequence ATGAGCACGCCCGAGATCGACATCGCCGCCCTCGCGACCAAGTCGCTCGAGATCGCGCTCGGCGTGATGGCGAAGAACGGCGCCGGCGCGGCCGACGTGCGCGTCGACGTCTATCGCAACGCGACCGCGAACGTGCGCTTCGCGCGGAACGAGCCGACGACGGCGGGGGAGTCCGACGAGTACGGCGTCTCGTGCTGGGTCGGCTTCGGCTACCGCCACGCCTCGACGTCGATCAACCAGATCGACGAGGCGAGCATCGCCGGCGTGGCGCAGCGCGCGCTGACGATGGCGAAGCTCTCCCCCGAAGACCCCGAAAAAATGCCGGTCCTCGGCCCGCAGACGTACGGCCTCGTCCCGACCTCCTGGGACGACGCGGTCGCGACGATGACGCCCGCCGATCGCGCCGCCGTCGCGGCCCGCGCGATCGCGCGCGGCGACGAGTCGAAGGTGAAGGTCGCCGGCTTCTTCGAGCGCAACGCGAGCGAGCACGCGATGCAGAACAGCGAGGGACTCATCGCGCGCCATCGCAACACGTACGCGAGCTACACCGTGACCGCGCGCACGGCGGACGACGCCGGATCGGGCTGGGCGGGGCGCGACGTCTGGCGCCTCGCCGACCTCGAGGACGACATCCTCTCCGGCCGCGCGATCGACAAGGCGGAGCGCTCCGTCGACGCGAAGGTCCTGCCGCCGGGGAAGTACACCGTCATCCTCGAGCCGCAGGCGGTCTACGAGCTCCTCGCGTTCATGATCCCGTCCCTCGATCAGCGCGCGATCGACGAGGGCCGCTCCTTCTTCGCGGGCAAGGTCGGGCAGAAGCTCTTCGCCGACTTCGTCTCCCTCCGCAGCGACCCCGCCGACACCGCGATACCGGGCGCGCCGTACGACTGGGAGGGAATGCCGCTCGGCAATCACCCGTGGATCGTCGAGGGCCGCGTCAACAAAGTGACGTGCTCGCGCTATTGGGCAAAGAAGAAGAACCTCGAGCCCACCGGACAGCCCACTATGTTCCACCTCTCCGGCGGAAAGGCGGACAGCGTCGAGGAGCTCGTCAGGACGACCAAGAAGGGACTCCTGATTACCCGCTTCTGGTACAACCGCATGCTCGAGCCGCAGAGCATCGCGGTGACGGGCCTGACGCGCGACGGCGTCTACCTCGTCGAGGACGGCAAGATCACCGGCGCGGTCGCGAACTTCCGTTACAACGAGAGCCCGATCACGGTCCTGAAGAACGCGGACGCGATGACGCGCGAGACGGTGCGCGTCGCCGCCGGCTCCGGCGGTGGCTGGCACGTCCCCGCGCTCCGCACGAACGACTTCACGATGGCGAGCGCGTCGGCGGCGGTCTGA
- a CDS encoding TldD/PmbA family protein, with amino-acid sequence MRVGRRSFLGGSAIVTLGTGCLKHAPPPPPPAPPKSSGSARDDVLAQALEAAKKAGATYADARIVRRRTENIWTREDHIAGVGSGETYGIGIRVIADGAWGFASSALVTRPAVEEAARRAVAIAKASRATLKHPVTLAPAPVAKGVWRTPMEVDPFQVPLADKAQWLLALWPLVKDVPFVKFASAGIQCIGEHKVFASSEGTLVEQEITRVSPSLSVTAVDAGQFESRAAEVPPMQAGWEYVTMCSIPKTARSLAEDAGKKLKAASVTPGKKDLILAPSNLWLTIHESVGHPTELDRMLGLEANLAGTSFATVDKLGKLKYAADIVTLYADKLVPGGLATCQWDDDGVATQRWDLVKDGLFVGVQTTRDQASWIGEKESRGSSYAQDHSSVAFQRMPNVSLAPSSKDTSLDDIIAATEDGVLISGNGSWSIDHQRYNFQFSGQTFHEIKKGKIVRPLRDVAYQSNSVEFWNSCDMLGGEKTWELHGALHDGKGEPMQSNAVSHGCPPARFKKVDILNVNARARVGGK; translated from the coding sequence ATGCGAGTCGGGAGGCGCTCCTTCCTGGGTGGGTCGGCGATCGTGACGCTCGGCACGGGCTGCCTCAAGCACGCCCCGCCTCCGCCGCCGCCGGCGCCGCCGAAGTCGAGCGGCAGCGCGCGCGACGACGTGCTCGCGCAGGCGCTCGAGGCGGCGAAGAAGGCGGGCGCGACGTACGCCGACGCGCGGATCGTGCGGCGCCGCACCGAGAACATCTGGACACGCGAGGACCACATCGCCGGCGTCGGTTCGGGCGAGACGTACGGCATCGGGATTCGCGTCATCGCCGACGGCGCTTGGGGCTTCGCCTCCTCCGCGCTCGTCACGCGCCCGGCGGTGGAGGAGGCCGCGCGGCGCGCGGTCGCGATCGCGAAGGCGTCGCGCGCCACCCTCAAGCACCCCGTCACGCTGGCGCCGGCGCCGGTGGCGAAGGGCGTGTGGCGGACGCCGATGGAGGTCGATCCGTTCCAGGTGCCGCTCGCGGACAAGGCACAGTGGCTCCTCGCGCTGTGGCCCCTCGTGAAGGACGTCCCGTTCGTGAAGTTCGCGAGCGCGGGCATCCAGTGCATCGGGGAGCACAAGGTCTTCGCCTCGAGCGAGGGCACGCTCGTGGAGCAGGAGATCACGCGCGTGTCTCCGTCGCTCTCCGTCACCGCGGTCGACGCGGGGCAGTTCGAGTCGCGCGCGGCGGAGGTCCCCCCGATGCAGGCGGGCTGGGAGTACGTCACGATGTGCTCGATCCCCAAGACCGCGCGGTCGCTCGCGGAGGACGCGGGCAAGAAGCTGAAGGCGGCGTCGGTGACGCCGGGGAAGAAGGACCTCATCCTCGCGCCGTCGAACCTGTGGCTCACGATCCACGAGTCGGTCGGCCACCCCACCGAGCTCGATCGCATGCTCGGCCTCGAGGCGAACCTCGCCGGCACGTCCTTCGCCACCGTCGACAAGCTCGGAAAGCTCAAATACGCGGCCGACATCGTGACGCTCTATGCCGACAAGCTCGTCCCCGGCGGCCTCGCTACTTGCCAATGGGACGACGACGGCGTGGCGACGCAGCGCTGGGACCTCGTGAAGGACGGCCTCTTCGTCGGCGTGCAGACGACGCGCGATCAGGCGTCCTGGATCGGCGAGAAGGAGTCGCGCGGCTCGTCCTATGCCCAGGACCACTCCTCGGTCGCGTTCCAGCGCATGCCGAACGTCTCCCTCGCGCCGAGCAGCAAGGACACGTCGCTCGACGACATCATCGCGGCGACGGAGGACGGAGTCCTGATCAGCGGAAACGGCTCCTGGTCGATTGACCATCAGCGCTACAATTTCCAGTTCTCGGGCCAGACGTTCCACGAGATCAAGAAAGGCAAGATCGTTCGCCCGCTCCGCGACGTGGCCTATCAATCCAACTCGGTCGAGTTCTGGAACAGCTGCGACATGCTCGGCGGCGAGAAGACGTGGGAGCTCCACGGCGCGCTCCACGACGGGAAAGGCGAGCCGATGCAGAGCAACGCGGTGAGCCACGGCTGTCCGCCGGCGCGCTTCAAGAAGGTCGACATCCTCAACGTGAACGCGCGCGCGCGGGTGGGGGGCAAATGA